The Rhizobium leguminosarum genome includes a region encoding these proteins:
- a CDS encoding DUF721 domain-containing protein: MSYPRKGAKQISELANGLIDPVLARRAGINTALLGSWSEIAGEDFADCTRPEKIAWARGGDETGGFRPGVLTIACEGARALFLTHAQGELIQRINSFFGFAAVHQIRIVQKPVSPAIRRSRTPPPLKGEAARKLEGMMEGIENDKLRQAIQRLGTAVMGKRGNQR; the protein is encoded by the coding sequence ATGAGTTATCCACGTAAAGGTGCAAAGCAGATTTCCGAGCTGGCGAACGGGCTGATCGATCCCGTGCTTGCCAGGCGCGCCGGCATCAACACGGCTCTGCTCGGCTCGTGGAGTGAAATTGCCGGCGAGGATTTCGCCGATTGCACCCGGCCGGAAAAGATCGCCTGGGCCCGCGGCGGCGATGAGACCGGCGGCTTCCGCCCCGGCGTGCTGACCATTGCCTGCGAAGGCGCGCGTGCGCTCTTCCTCACCCATGCCCAGGGCGAACTCATCCAGCGCATCAACAGCTTCTTCGGCTTTGCCGCCGTCCACCAGATCCGCATCGTACAGAAGCCGGTCTCACCAGCCATCCGCCGCTCCCGCACCCCGCCGCCGCTGAAGGGCGAAGCCGCCCGCAAGCTCGAAGGCATGATGGAGGGGATAGAGAACGACAAGCTGCGCCAGGCGATTCAGCGCTTGGGGACCGCGGTGATGGGGAAACGGGGGAATCAACGCTGA
- the relB gene encoding TraY domain-containing protein, whose protein sequence is MLVLQLPPDIEARLIELSRRTGRSKSFYARQAIFAHLDDLEDVYLSERRLEELRQGESDTVPLAELLARHGLDN, encoded by the coding sequence ATGCTGGTCTTGCAATTGCCCCCTGATATCGAAGCGCGGCTGATTGAGCTTTCGAGGCGTACCGGCCGCAGCAAGAGCTTCTATGCGCGGCAAGCCATCTTCGCGCATCTCGACGACCTCGAGGATGTCTATCTTTCCGAAAGACGCCTGGAAGAGCTTCGTCAGGGCGAGAGCGATACCGTGCCGCTGGCCGAGCTGTTGGCGCGTCATGGCTTGGACAACTGA
- a CDS encoding DsbA family protein, whose translation MSEMQLTKRRLLSGIAIAAAAVALVACNDSKDAADASSSGKTMADGTNVDTMQTAATSATEMPESDGDVDMAEVLKPGVLPEMALGKADAPVKIVEYMSMTCPHCAHFHNTVFDTIKQKYVDSGKVQFIIREFPFDPRAAAAFMLARCNSSNPEQLSTPEQYFPMVSMLFKQQQVWAAADDGRAALLQMSKLAGFTEDSFTKCLTNQKLLDEVNATRERGSKDFGVNATPTFLINGKRYSGDMPVDTLSKLIDSLL comes from the coding sequence ATGTCCGAAATGCAACTGACGAAACGCCGCCTGCTCAGCGGTATCGCCATCGCCGCCGCTGCCGTAGCGCTTGTCGCCTGCAACGACAGCAAGGACGCTGCCGATGCTTCGTCCTCCGGCAAGACCATGGCTGATGGCACCAATGTCGACACCATGCAGACGGCAGCTACCTCGGCGACCGAAATGCCGGAGTCCGACGGCGATGTCGACATGGCTGAGGTGCTGAAGCCCGGCGTGCTGCCGGAGATGGCGCTCGGCAAGGCCGATGCCCCGGTCAAGATCGTCGAATATATGTCGATGACCTGCCCGCATTGCGCCCATTTCCACAACACCGTCTTCGACACGATCAAGCAGAAATATGTCGACAGCGGCAAGGTGCAGTTCATCATCCGCGAATTCCCCTTCGACCCGCGCGCCGCCGCCGCCTTCATGCTCGCCCGCTGCAATTCTTCCAATCCGGAACAGTTGAGCACGCCGGAACAGTATTTCCCGATGGTTTCGATGCTCTTCAAGCAGCAGCAGGTCTGGGCCGCCGCCGATGATGGCCGCGCCGCATTGCTGCAGATGTCGAAGCTTGCCGGATTTACTGAGGATAGCTTCACGAAATGCTTGACGAACCAGAAGCTTCTGGATGAAGTGAACGCCACGCGGGAAAGAGGTTCCAAGGATTTCGGCGTCAACGCCACCCCGACTTTCCTGATCAATGGCAAGCGCTACTCTGGAGACATGCCGGTTGACACTTTGTCGAAGCTCATCGACAGCCTGCTCTGA
- a CDS encoding chromosome segregation SMC family protein codes for MKFNKLRLVGFKSFVEPTEFIIERGLTGVVGPNGCGKSNLVEALRWVMGENSYKNMRASGMDDVIFSGSGNRPARNTAEVALYLDNGERTAPAAFNDSDEIQVTRRIEREQGSLYRINGKESRAKDVQLLFADASTGARSPSMVGQGRIGELIQAKPQARRQLLEEAAGISGLHSRRHEAELRLRAAEGNLERLDDVTSQLESQIESLKRQARQANRFKTLSADIRAREAMLLHIRWVQAKEAEAEADSALNQATSVVAEKAQMQMEAAKNQAIASLKLPELREGEARAAAALQRLQIARSQLEEDAGRILRRRDELTRRLAQLGEDISREQRLVADNAVILARLDAEEAEISEILADSGRYAEETREAFEGAAAKLADSERIFTQLTAERAEAAAGRNQLERAIRDLTDRRMRLERQMDEANQELSAIGEKISGLPDPDEKRAIVEAGEIAVADAEAAVQAVDQALAGARQTEALSRAPVEQARSSLNALETEARTISRMLAAGAAAGKFPPVADELKVDRGFETALGAALGDDLESPLDAEAPAHWSDNGDGAADPALPSGVAPLLAHVRAPAALTRRLRQIGLVAEGDAERLMAALKPGQRLVTKEGAVYRWDGHVTGADAPSAAALRLAQKNRLAELEGEAALARDVLAEAEERQAAAAEAIRAEERRLAEARDMSRLSARHLAEARDALVAAERASGDLIRRRDVVSEAASQLRAQLEEIAIQEENARIELEDAPDLTAIDERLRFQQAEVATDRGALAENRARHESLARENEARQRRIMAIGQERDTWRQRAASAEDHVATLREREEEARDEAAELELAPDEFDDKRRALLSELQKAEEARRQASDLLAEAERIQREADQKATTALSELAECRERRGRAEERLVSAREKRQESEGRIREVLNVAPHEAMQLTGRPTMQALPDPREVERELERLRIERERLGAVNLRADEEQKELSEKLEALIKERDDVIDAIRKLRGAIQSLNREGRERLIAAFDIVNAQFQRLFTHLFGGGTAELQLIESDDPLEAGLEILARPPGKKPQTMTLLSGGEQALTAMALIFAVFLTNPAPICVLDEVDAPLDDHNVERYCNLMDEMAASTETRFVIITHNPITMARMNRLFGVTMAEQGVSQLVSVDLQMAERLREIA; via the coding sequence ATGAAGTTCAACAAGCTGCGCCTGGTCGGCTTCAAATCCTTCGTCGAGCCGACGGAATTCATCATCGAGCGCGGGCTGACCGGCGTCGTCGGGCCGAATGGCTGCGGCAAGTCGAACCTCGTCGAGGCGCTGCGCTGGGTGATGGGCGAAAATTCCTACAAGAACATGCGCGCCTCCGGCATGGACGACGTGATCTTTTCGGGCTCGGGAAACCGCCCGGCGCGCAATACCGCGGAAGTGGCGCTCTATCTCGACAATGGCGAACGCACCGCGCCTGCCGCCTTCAACGACAGCGACGAGATCCAGGTCACCCGCCGCATCGAGCGTGAACAGGGCTCGCTCTATCGCATCAACGGCAAGGAAAGCCGCGCCAAGGACGTGCAGCTGCTGTTTGCCGATGCCTCCACCGGCGCGCGGTCACCGTCGATGGTCGGGCAGGGGCGTATCGGCGAGCTGATCCAGGCCAAGCCGCAGGCCCGCCGCCAGTTGCTCGAAGAGGCGGCCGGCATTTCAGGCCTGCATTCCCGCCGCCACGAGGCTGAACTGCGGCTGCGCGCCGCCGAAGGCAATCTCGAGCGTCTCGACGACGTCACCTCGCAGCTCGAAAGCCAGATCGAGAGCCTGAAGCGTCAGGCCCGCCAGGCAAACCGCTTCAAGACGCTGTCTGCCGATATCCGCGCCCGTGAGGCGATGCTGCTGCATATCCGTTGGGTGCAGGCCAAGGAAGCCGAGGCCGAGGCCGACAGCGCCTTGAACCAGGCGACCTCCGTCGTCGCCGAAAAGGCGCAGATGCAGATGGAGGCGGCGAAGAACCAGGCTATCGCCAGCCTGAAGTTGCCGGAACTGCGCGAGGGCGAGGCGCGTGCGGCTGCCGCCCTGCAGCGCCTGCAGATCGCCAGAAGCCAGCTGGAGGAAGATGCCGGGCGCATCCTGCGCCGCCGCGACGAGCTGACCCGCCGTCTCGCCCAGCTTGGCGAGGATATTAGCCGCGAGCAGCGGTTGGTGGCCGACAATGCCGTCATTCTGGCGAGGCTCGATGCCGAAGAGGCGGAGATTTCAGAAATCCTCGCCGATTCCGGCCGTTATGCCGAGGAAACCCGCGAGGCCTTCGAGGGCGCTGCGGCAAAACTGGCCGATAGCGAGCGCATCTTTACCCAGCTGACGGCCGAGCGCGCCGAGGCGGCTGCCGGCCGCAACCAGCTGGAACGCGCCATCCGCGATCTGACGGATCGGCGGATGCGCCTTGAACGGCAGATGGACGAGGCAAACCAGGAACTGTCAGCCATCGGCGAGAAGATATCAGGCCTGCCCGATCCCGACGAAAAACGCGCCATCGTCGAAGCCGGCGAGATCGCCGTCGCCGATGCGGAGGCCGCGGTCCAGGCGGTCGATCAGGCGTTGGCCGGCGCTCGCCAGACCGAGGCGCTGTCGCGCGCGCCGGTCGAGCAGGCCCGCTCCAGCCTGAATGCACTGGAGACCGAGGCCCGCACCATTTCCCGCATGCTTGCTGCCGGTGCTGCGGCCGGCAAATTTCCGCCGGTTGCCGACGAGCTGAAGGTCGATCGCGGCTTCGAAACCGCACTCGGTGCTGCCCTCGGCGATGATCTGGAATCGCCGCTCGATGCCGAGGCGCCGGCCCATTGGTCAGACAATGGCGATGGTGCTGCCGATCCGGCGCTTCCATCCGGTGTTGCGCCGCTGCTTGCCCATGTCCGCGCGCCGGCGGCACTCACCCGCCGCCTGCGCCAGATCGGCCTGGTGGCGGAAGGCGATGCCGAGCGGCTGATGGCGGCGCTGAAGCCCGGCCAGCGGTTGGTGACGAAGGAGGGCGCGGTCTATCGCTGGGACGGCCATGTCACCGGTGCCGATGCCCCGAGTGCGGCGGCACTGCGCCTTGCCCAGAAGAACCGCCTGGCCGAGCTTGAAGGCGAAGCGGCCCTTGCCCGCGACGTGCTTGCCGAAGCCGAAGAGCGGCAGGCAGCCGCTGCCGAAGCGATCCGCGCCGAGGAGCGCCGTCTTGCCGAGGCGCGCGACATGAGCCGCCTGTCGGCGCGTCATTTGGCCGAAGCGCGCGACGCTCTCGTTGCCGCCGAGCGTGCTTCCGGCGATCTGATCCGCCGCCGCGATGTCGTCAGCGAGGCCGCCAGCCAGCTGCGCGCGCAGCTGGAGGAAATCGCCATCCAGGAAGAGAATGCCCGCATCGAGCTGGAGGACGCGCCCGATCTGACTGCGATCGACGAGCGGCTGCGGTTCCAGCAGGCGGAAGTTGCGACCGATCGCGGCGCGCTGGCCGAAAACCGCGCCCGCCATGAAAGCCTGGCGAGGGAAAACGAGGCCCGCCAGCGCCGCATCATGGCGATCGGCCAGGAGCGCGACACCTGGCGCCAGCGGGCGGCAAGTGCTGAAGATCACGTCGCGACACTGCGCGAACGTGAGGAAGAGGCGCGCGACGAGGCCGCCGAGCTCGAACTGGCGCCGGATGAATTCGACGACAAGCGCCGCGCTTTGCTCAGCGAATTGCAGAAGGCCGAGGAGGCGCGCCGCCAGGCGAGCGACCTTCTGGCCGAGGCCGAACGCATCCAGCGCGAAGCCGACCAGAAGGCAACGACGGCGCTGTCGGAACTTGCCGAATGCCGTGAGCGCCGCGGCCGCGCCGAGGAGCGCCTGGTTTCGGCCCGCGAGAAGCGGCAGGAAAGCGAAGGCCGCATCCGCGAGGTCCTGAACGTCGCGCCGCATGAGGCGATGCAGCTGACCGGCCGCCCGACCATGCAGGCGCTTCCCGATCCGCGCGAAGTCGAGCGCGAGCTGGAACGCCTGAGGATCGAGCGCGAGCGGCTGGGCGCCGTCAACCTGCGCGCCGACGAGGAACAGAAGGAACTGAGCGAGAAGCTCGAAGCGTTGATCAAGGAGCGCGACGACGTCATCGATGCGATCCGCAAGCTGCGCGGCGCCATACAGAGCCTCAACCGCGAGGGCCGCGAGCGTCTGATCGCCGCCTTCGACATCGTCAACGCCCAGTTCCAGCGGCTGTTCACCCATCTTTTCGGCGGCGGCACCGCCGAGCTGCAGCTGATCGAATCCGACGATCCGCTGGAAGCCGGCCTCGAAATCCTCGCCCGGCCGCCCGGCAAGAAGCCGCAGACGATGACGCTGCTCTCCGGCGGCGAACAGGCGCTGACGGCAATGGCGCTGATCTTCGCAGTCTTCCTCACCAATCCGGCGCCGATCTGCGTGCTCGACGAAGTGGACGCGCCGCTCGACGACCACAATGTCGAGCGCTACTGCAACCTGATGGATGAAATGGCGGCCTCCACCGAAACCCGCTTCGTCATCATCACCCACAACCCGATCACCATGGCCCGCATGAACCGCCTGTTCGGCGTCACCATGGCCGAGCAGGGCGTCTCCCAGCTCGTCTCCGTCGACCTGCAAATGGCCGAGCGCCTGCGCGAGATTGCCTGA